In the Thermomicrobiales bacterium genome, TGTCGCGGCGATCGTCAGCACAGAGGCGCGCGATGGCGGCTACGACCTGATCATCGTCGGGCAGGAGACGAGCGACGGGGGAAGCGGCACTGTCGGCCCGCTGATCGCCGGCCTGCTCGATCTCCCGCTGGTGTCGAACGTCGTCCAGCTCGAAGCGGGTGATGGCACGCTGACACTCGGGCGCGAGGTGGAGGACGGCCGCCACATCGTCGAGACAACGCTGCCGGCGGTCGTCTGCGCGCTCACCGGGCTGAACGAGCCACGCTCTCCATCGCTGAAGGGGATCATGGCGGCGCGCAAGAAGCCGGTCGAGGAGAAGCAGGTCTCCGACTACGCCGTCTCTGACGCTCACGTCTCGTGGGGCCGGCTCTACGCCGAGGCGCGAGTCGTCGAAGGCACGATCATCGAGACGGACGCCGAGAGCGCGGCGAAGCAGGTTGTCGCGATTCTGCGCGAGAAGAAGTTGGTTTGACGAGGGGACGAGGGATGGGGATGAGGGGGCTGTAATGCTGGCCTGCGTCATGGTCGATCCTGCTGGTTGGTGAGACAGAGATAGAGAGTGGGGGTGGGATATGGCGAATGGGGTGCTGATCGTCGTTGAGACGAGCGCGGGGGTGGTTCGGGAGGCGTCGCTGGAGCTGATCGGGCCGGCGCGAGCGCTGGCCGGCGATGGCGGCGTGACCGCGCTGGTGATCGGCAGTGGTGTTGGCAGCGTGGCGGCGGATGTCGCCGGCCGTGGTGTCGACCGCGTGCTGACCGTGGACGACCCGCTGCTCGAGCGGTACACGACCGAGGCGTATGCCAGGGCGATCGACGCGGCGATCGCGCAGGACGGGCCGCGACTGACGCTGCTGGCCGGCACGACGTCCGGCCGCGACCTCGGGCCGTATCTCGCGGCGAGGGCGGGCGGCGACTGCCT is a window encoding:
- a CDS encoding electron transfer flavoprotein subunit beta/FixA family protein; this translates as MKILVPVKQAPDPNAIRFDASGAFAASTPRVVNEYDQYAIEEAIRLKEAGKATEVVVMTVGAATARDAIARGLGMGADRGVLVITDDADLTAGDVAAIVSTEARDGGYDLIIVGQETSDGGSGTVGPLIAGLLDLPLVSNVVQLEAGDGTLTLGREVEDGRHIVETTLPAVVCALTGLNEPRSPSLKGIMAARKKPVEEKQVSDYAVSDAHVSWGRLYAEARVVEGTIIETDAESAAKQVVAILREKKLV